The following are encoded in a window of Anopheles stephensi strain Indian chromosome X, UCI_ANSTEP_V1.0, whole genome shotgun sequence genomic DNA:
- the LOC118515625 gene encoding uncharacterized protein LOC118515625, which translates to MMPHFSRSDLRHLWHDLACGHLGDISFVLDDGSHLGMHQYVMAILTPEMLLFSYGLGSIVSGATIIRLRYVRRDNFLMLRRLIYYGRLTVVGSRLFSLVADGMMLKVFNRRMMEQALRVFRSYSQFFVLYRNVQHDPLVIEYSNFRNVGPDIRSEQLVPGGATQEAARMRGTVPDQAVVPDTLEIEADLDSEMADFSSVTDSPQYEDDSAMDTDATSPVTDDPDGSDEEASSSSSGEYHTARSSPIEFEHQMQQYLEELIDQTPSNESTSSTSSSENVITAKINVRAFPDAKIDTDESDDEQSTEAEYLTEDSDDLCDTPPGGKRLKLMDDHTEHVVPLGTAAAIGEADLTPDPKQDCKGQDNLGYQSSNAGGSQNLYDQTDGSSSAARSLTDRLVEAVRSHNPGDQGNPGNNGNVQEQHAAQDVMYARRSLPLPLIQEPLPDIAEELDWDEDL; encoded by the coding sequence ATGATGCCTCACTTCTCCCGTTCGGATCTGCGCCATTTGTGGCACGATCTTGCCTGTGGCCATCTCGGCGACATCAGCTTCGTACTGGATGACGGGTCACACCTGGGAATGCACCAGTATGTAATGGCGATCTTAACGCCGGAAATGCTTTTGTTCAGCTATGGTTTGGGCTCGATCGTGTCCGGTGCGACAATCATTCGCCTGCGCTACGTACGGCGCGACAACTTTCTGATGCTGCGTCGCCTCATCTACTACGGCAGATTGACCGTCGTAGGATCGAGACTCTTTTCCCTGGTGGCTGACGGCATGATGCTGAAGGTGTTCAACCGGCGGATGATGGAACAGGCGCTCCGTGTTTTTCGCTCCTACTCTCAATTCTTCGTGCTGTACAGAAACGTTCAGCACGATCCGTTGGTGATTGAATACTCCAATTTCAGGAACGTAGGCCCAGACATCCGCAGCGAGCAGCTAGTGCCGGGAGGGGCGACCCAGGAAGCCGCTAGAATGCGCGGTACTGTGCCGGACCAGGCAGTGGTTCCGGATACGCTCGAGATCGAGGCGGACCTCGACTCGGAGATGGCGGATTTCAGCAGCGTGACTGATTCACCCCAGTACGAGGATGATAGTGCGATGGATACTGATGCTACGTCTCCGGTTACTGATGATCCTGATGGTTCGGACGAGGAAGCATCCAGCTCGTCCTCCGGCGAGTATCATACAGCTCGCTCGTCACCGATCGAGTTCGAGCACCAAATGCAGCAGTACCTGGAGGAACTGATCGATCAAACCCCGTCCAACGAAAGCACATCCAGTACGTCCAGCAGCGAGAACGTGATTACGGCGAAGATTAACGTCCGTGCCTTTCCGGATGCCAAGATTGACACTGACGAATCGGACGACGAACAGTCGACGGAGGCCGAGTACCTAACCGAGGACAGTGACGATCTGTGCGACACACCGCCCGGCGGTAAGAGGCTCAAGTTGATGGACGATCATACCGAGCATGTCGTACCGTTGGGGACCGCTGCAGCCATCGGTGAAGCTGACCTGACACCTGACCCGAAACAAGATTGCAAGGGACAGGACAACCTGGGCTATCAATCATCCAACGCTGGTGGAAGCCAAAACCTCTACGATCAAACCGACGGTTCATCGTCTGCGGCACGTTCGCTTACTGATAGGCTGGTGGAGGCGGTGCGTTCTCACAACCCGGGCGATCAGGGCAACCCTGGCAATAATGGCAACGTGCAGGAACAGCATGCGGCCCAAGACGTCATGTACGCCAGGCGTAGCCTTCCGCTGCCCTTAATACAGGAGCCGCTGCCGGACATTGCCGAGGAACTGGATTGGGATGAAGATTTGTAA